A region from the Panicum hallii strain FIL2 chromosome 1, PHallii_v3.1, whole genome shotgun sequence genome encodes:
- the LOC112890670 gene encoding myosin heavy chain, embryonic smooth muscle isoform-like → MPLSSTSSPAAGAAAAAAALRTSRPCRAATHVLFRQKLSFLAASQAQHMKCSHPLIRSVVKGVKSDITNGDNGTEPARELLERLFAKTKSLDPSASQDRELSMSIEVLKTEFEAALSILRKKERDLRDAEKKVSVDRSRLNQTKQDLDQREEDIIKAYSRQHEMEKALMKASRDLSLQVRQINNLKLLVEEQDKKIVSSQAALSKKVIEVDKLKQDMLKKNEEAALMRSEIESKEQELLVANQALARQEATIRELQNEIKTKETEVARSNELRKANEEKLKVAEQELEKQSLGWIAAQQELKELAQMASKDKDNIKDTIDDFKRVRSLLDAVRSELMASKEAFTFSRKQIEDQAAQLSKQVQELTDQKALLISYTQSLEAAQLEIQGKTNELSAVKTRCSELESRLLEEMKKVESLEAMLTKERESLEQKTKEVDLLQEELARKENEYFNSQKLVETKENELLEARHEVEDMKLKVDSIQFAVQEKDLELLETQRRLDEVNNEVVELQHMINTKEDQLVQVRSELQDKEQRIQLMQDELDKMRLGRSQAESVVQKIVELTGNLIGSVEGEEFDIYNLLDDEILSTDTALESNLHKHNQLEADIDMLKESLEQKDVDLRAAYKALDAKDLELKAVLRRLDVRDKELDKLEELSIDPNDVRRLSSLADEATKANNVEEVELRKHELESVEGEALAASTMLKKLADITKAFLRSGRTDSGTNLLASRNANISEGASKMEPKKKMNVILEAKKEIVGLFSLTEELVASAGINDAEEP, encoded by the exons ATGCCCCTCTCCTCCACCTCTtcgccggcggccggggcggcggccgccgccgccgctctccgcacctcccggccttgccgcgccgcCACTCAC GTTTTGTTCAGGCAGAAGCTGAGCTTCCTGGCAGCTTCTCAGGCACAGCATATGAAATGTTCTCACCCTTTGATCAGATCTGTTGTAAAAGGTGTTAAATCAGATATCACCAATGGTGACAATGGGACCGAGCCCGCTAGGGAACTATTGGAGCGATTGTTCGCAAAGACAAAGAGCCTAGATCCAAGTGCTTCTCAGGATAGGGAGCTGAGCATGAGCATCGAGGTCCTGAAGACTGAATTTGAGGCTGCCTTGTCTATCCTAAGGAAAAAAGAGAGGGACCTTCGGGATGCGGAGAAGAAAGTTTCTGTTGATCGGTCAAGGCTGAACCAGACGAAGCAGGACCTTGATCAGagggaggaagacatcatcaaAGCGTATTCAAGACAACATGAAATGGAGAAAGCACTGATGAAGGCGAGTAGGGATTTATCTTTACAGGTTAGGCAGATCAATAATCTGAAGCTTCTAGTTGAGGAACAAGACAAGAAAATTGTTAGTTCACAAGCTGCGCTTTCTAAGAAGGTGATTGAAGTGGATAAGCTTAAACAGGATATGCTGAAGAAGAACGAGGAAGCAGCCTTGATGCGTTCAGAGATTGAGTCCAAGGAACAAGAGCTTCTTGTAGCTAATCAGGCCCTTGCACGGCAAGAAGCAACAATTAGGGAGCTCCAGAATGAAATTAAAACAAAGGAAACTGAGGTTGCCAGATCAAATGAATTGAGGAAAGCTAATGAGGAGAAACTGAAAGTTGCAGAACAGGAACTTGAGAAGCAGAGTTTAGGATGGATAGCAGCACAGCAAGAGTTAAAGGAACTGGCGCAAATGGCATCCAAGGATAAGGATAATATCAAGGATACTATAGATGACTTCAAACGTGTGAGATCTTTGCTGGATGCTGTACGTTCCGAACTAATGGCTTCAAAAGAGGCTTTCACCTTCTCGCGCAAGCAAATTGAAGACCAAGCGGCGCAGTTGAGTAAGCAAGTGCAGGAACTCACAGACCAAAAAGCATTGCTTATTTCTTATACTCAGAGTCTGGAAGCTGCTCAACTGGAGATTCAAGGAAAGACAAATGAGCTCAGCGCTGTAAAAACTCGCTGTAGTGAGCTTGAATCACGGTTACTTGAGGAAATGAAGAAGGTTGAGTCCCTAGAGGCTATGTTAACAAAAGAAAGGGAGAGCTTGGAACAGAAAACTAAGGAGGTAGACTTGCTTCAAGAGGAGCTAGCTCGGAAGGAGAATGAGTACTTCAATTCACAAAAGCTTGTCGAAACAAAAGAGAATGAGTTGTTAGAGGCCAGACATGAAGTCGAAGATATGAAATTGAAGGTGGACTCCATACAATTTGCCGTTCAAGAGAAAGATTTGGAGCTTCTGGAGACACAACGAAGACTTGACGAAGTTAACAATGAAGTTGTTGAACTTCAGCATATGATAAATACCAAGGAGGATCAACTTGTTCAGGTTAGATCCGAACTACAGGATAAAGAGCAACGTATACAATTAATGCAGGATGAATTGGATAAGATGAGATTAGGACGCTCACAAGCTGAATCTGTGGTGCAAAAGATAGTTGAGCTCACTGGCAATCTTATAGGTTCTGTAGAAGGTGAAGAATTTGACATTTATAACTTGCTCGATGATGAAATTTTAAGCACAGACACAGCCCTTGAGTCGAATTTGCATAAACATAATCAACTGGAGGCTGACATCGACATGCTGAAAGAATCCTTGGAACAGAAAGACGTGGACTTAAGAGCTGCATATAAAGCACTTGACGCAAAAGACCTAGAGCTGAAGGCAGTACTTAGAAGGTTAGATGTGAGGGACAAGGAACTAGACAAATTGGAAGAGCTATCCATAGATCCCAACGACGTCAGGAGACTGTCTAGCCTTGCTGATGAGGCAACCAAAGCCAACAATGTGGAAGAAGTGGAGCTCCGAAAGCATGAACTCGAATCTGTGGAGGGGGAGGCACTAGCTGCTAGTACTATGTTGAAGAAGCTTGCCGATATCACTAAAGCATTCTTGAGAAGTGGTAGAACCGATTCTGGTACCAATCTGCTTGCATCCCGAAATGCAAACATCAGTGAAGGTGCTTCCAAAATGGAACCAAAGAAGAAAATGAACGTGATTCTTGAAGCTAAAAAGGAGATCGTTGGGCTGTTTTCTTTGACAGAAGAACTCGTCGCCAGTGCTGGAATAAATGACGCTGAGGAACCGTAG